Within Aliivibrio fischeri, the genomic segment TAAATGCTCTCACATTTATTTTTATCACCTTCAGACAATCCACGAGCTTTGGTCCACAAGCCTCTGCGTATTTCTCCAACACTCAGTTCATCAGCAACACGTTCATATACCCACTCTTCAATTATTCTCTTCTTCGAACTTCTATTCTTAGTAAAAAATCGCATTGCTCTCGTACGTCCATCCTAGTTCTTAATTTCGTAATTTTATCAATGCCAATCATCTGAATCCACCATAAGAGTCAAACCTGTTTGAAAACACCTAACATTATGCCAAACACGCATCTCGCTTCTGTCCCAAAGCCCTCACGACACCGCCCACGCTGCGCCAATAAAAAACACCGAATAAACCCAAAGTAATCACAACCCTCACCTGATCAAAGCCCTAAAGAGTGCATTGATTACGTGATCTTACATGAACTTTGCCACATCGCAGAATACAACCACAGTGAACGTTTCTGGCGCTTATTAACCAGCGTGATGCCAAACTGGAAAGAAGTAAAAAGCAAACTCGATGGGATGGCGGAACTGTATTTGAATGAGTAAATCAAGATTACTTTTTTTTAAACTTTATCACTCCACCTGTTTATAGTATAAACATGCCTAAAATACTGTGTTCTAAAATTATAAGGCTCCAAGATGTCTAAAATGTTCTTCAAAGGTCGTATCGAGACTCGTCAAAACCACGTTCTTTCTGGTTACAACACTAAGCGTGACGTTAAGTTAGGTACTGAAGAAGCACCATTAACTCTAGTTGTTCAAACAGAAGAGCGTAAAATCGAAGTTGAAGCCCAAGTTGCTGAGCATAAATTGTTTGCTAACATTGAAGTGAATGCAGAGAAAGAAGAAAATATTCTTGAGCTTGAAGGCGTATTAAACAAGCCTAAGACAACTCGCTTTGAGAAAACACCTAACCGCAACGATCCTTGTTCTTGTGGTAGCGGTAAGAAATACAAAAAATGCTGTGCTTAATAGCTAATTAACGTTAAGTTACTTAATTAAATCTAAACGCATTACAAAAAAGAGCCTCTGTTTATCTGTTAGTAATAACAAACAACATGAGGCTCTTTTTGTATCTAAATTTCTATCTTATTTTCGTAGAACTTAGTCTTTAATATTCAAGAATGCTGCACCACGCACACCACCAGAATCACCGTGTTTCGCTTTAATAATACGAGGAACGCGACCTACTGATAATAAATGTTTTGGTAAACGCTTTGGTAGCTCTTCGTAAATCAACTCAAAGTTAGATAAACCACCACCAAGAGCGACAACGTGTGGGTCAAAACAAGTAAATAAATTAGCGAAACAGATTGCTAAGAGCTCCATGAAACGATCAACATGTTCTACTGCATTCGCATCACCTTCAGCATGAGCTTTAATAATATCAATCGCTTTCTTTTGCTCACCATAGTAATGCGCGTAAAGCAGCTCAAAGCCACGTCCAGAAAGGTAGTTATCAATACAGCCTTTGTTACCACAGCCACATTCAAGTAATGGTGCGTTTTCACCTAAATGAAACCATGCATCAATAGGTAAACGTGAATGACCTAATTCACCAGCAACATGGCTGTAACCCGAGAAGGCCTTACCATCAAAAATTAAACCACCACCAAAACCAGTCCCTAGAATTAATCCCATCACTGATGGTGAATCTTTTAACTCTTCATCCCATGCTTCTGATAATGCAAAACAGTTAGCATCGTTATCAATTTTTACTGAACGACCAATTTTTGCTTCTAAATCTTTACGTAAAAATTGCCCTTTTGCTGCCGGAACATTACTTGTTAATAAAGCACCAGTTTCAGCATCTTCCATTCCCGGAATACCTAAACCGACTTTACCTTCAACGCCAAACTCTGCATCATACTTTGCAATCAATGATGCAATATCATCAACTAATAACGAGTAATTTTCAGTTTGTGTTGGAATTCGCTCAGTTGCGACACGCTCAAGTTTTTCATTAAACGCACCAAACTCAATCTTGGTTCCACCCACATCAAAACCGTAGTACATAAGGTATCCTTGTCCTAATCTATTCTAAATTTTTATGGTGTTATCTTACCTAATTTTTAGCTATACAGACTGTGACCTATCCGATATTCATCGGTTTTTAGTGTGAATTGAACCTCAAACTGGTATTAGATTTCGTTATTTACTTTCAGATTTGTACGAAATTCAATCAAACGTTTTAACCCCATACCTCGTTCTGCACCTTTTACTGGTCGCTTACTATAAAGGTAATGCTCTCGGAACAATTCAAACCAGTGCTCTAAATGTCTTGCGTTCTGTTGTTCACCAAACAGATCAAGTACCAAGCTGGCAACTTCTGCAGTAGCAAGCTGATGATCTTTTGAAGCTTTACGCATAATGTAATTAGAAAGTTGCTCACTCTTAAAAGAAAGAACGGGTAACTGATGTAAATATGGGCTTTTACGATACATTCTTCCTGCTTCACGCCAGCTACCGTCTAATAAGATAAATAGTGGTGTTTTCCCTTCTTCCATAATCACTTCGTTACGCACTAATGACTTATCTTCAATTTGCTCTTCTGGGAAAACCACAAAAGGCTGATAAGCTTCATTATTTAACAATGCTAACATTTCTTCACTTGGCTCAGTACGCGACCAAAGATAGGCGTGCGTTTCTGGGATCACATCAGCAATCAATTTGCCTGTATTACTTGGTTTTAATACCTCTGTATCAAACATAATAAGTAAGAAAGCAGCATCTGATGTGGTTTCTGGTTGATATTCACAGATACAGTGGTCTTTATGAACTTGGCAAAATTCACAGCGATTCACATTCGCCCCTCTTGCATTAAAAGGTTTAGAAGAACGAGCTAATCTTTCTTTATGTAACTGGTGAACTTTATGAATGCGCATGAACAACAACCAAGCAATTTTATTTATATGGAAAAAAAAGCGCATTTTACTTACAGTATGAGTAATAACAAGTTCTAAAGAGAAATTCCTAATGGAAAATAATTGGATTGAATACAGTGACACGTTACGTTTTGGATTTTTTGTTACTGCTTTCATCATTTTTGCTTTGGCTGAATACAAATGGCCTCGTAAAGCACTCACTCAAAATAAACAGTTCCGTTGGTTAAACAATATAGGCTTAATTTTTTTCAACAGTATCGTCCTTCGTTTAACCTTACCGTTATTAGCCGTTGATGCTGCTCTTATCGCAAATCAGGAACAATTTGGTTTATTTAATTACCTCAATACGCCTACTTTCTTAACGATTCTCTTATCCATTTTATTATTGGATTGGCTGATTTATTGGCAGCATCGAGCGTTTCACCGCATTCCTTTACTGTGGCGATTACATCGTATGCATCACTCAGATCAAGATATTGATGTCACGACAGGAACACGCTTTCACCCCATTGAAATTATTCTCTCTATGTTGATTAAAATCGCAGCGATAGGGTTACTTGGTATTCCAGTTGAAGCCGTCATTATTTTTGAAATTGTTTTGAACGTCAGTGCGATGTTTAATCACAGTAATTTATTTATTCCACGTACACTTGATCGATACATTCGAGGGTTATTCGTTACTCCTGATTTTCATCGAGTGCACCACTCTGTTCACATCTCTGAAATGCATAATAATTATGGTTTCTTTTTATCTATTTGGGACCGAATTGGAAATACTTATTTAGTAAAGCCCATTGATGGTCATCAGGATATGAAGATTGGATTGGGATTTTTCAGAAAAGAAAGAGAACAACGCTTAGATAAAATGCTGACTCAACCCTTTAGGAAGAAATAAAAAAAGGCGATCCAAAGATCGCCTTTTTTATTTATAGATTATGTATTTCTCGCTAAATTTCTATATTAATTATGGTGTATAGAACGTAGCTGCACCAGGACCAACTGGTAGACCAAATACAAATACCCACACGTAAAACAGAACACTCCAACCAAACATAAAGCAGATTGAATAAGGTAGCATAGTTGCAATCAGAGTACCGATACCTAGATTCTTCATGTAACGTGTTGCTACAGCAAGAATAAGACCGAAGTAGCTCATCATTGGTGTAATGATGTTCGTCGTTGAATCACCAATACGGTATGCAGCTTGAATTGTTTCAGGCGCATAACCTACTAGCATTAACATTGGAACAAAGATTGGTGCGGTTACTGCCCATTGTGCAGACGCTGAACCGATCATTAAGTTAATGAAGCCACACATTAAGATAAATGCGAAGAATAACATAGGACCAGTAAGACCAACGTCTTGTAAGAAGCTCGCCCCACCAACCGCAATCACTTGACCAAAGTTAGTCCACTTAAAGAAAGCAACAAACTGCGCAGCAAAGAATACAAGAACAATGTACATGCCCATTGACGACATTGATGTAGCCATTGCATTGATGACATCACGATCATTCTTCATTGAACCAGTCACTTTACCGTAAACAAAGCCTGGAATAGCAAAGAATACAAAAATAAAGGCAACGATACTCTTAAGGAATGGTGAACCAGCGACGGTACCAGTAGCTGAACGTAAAACACCATCTTCAGGAACAATTGTCCATGCAAGTAATGCACTCACGACTAGAACAGCTATACCAGCTAATTTAAGACCTTTCTTTTCAACATCCGTAAGTTTACCCATCGAATCATTAGACAGATCTTCAGATGCTTCTTCATCATTGTATTTACCCAGTTTCGGCTCAACAATTTTCTCTGTTACAAATGCACCAGTGATAGCAATAAAGAAAGTAGAAACAAACATAAAGTACCAGTTTGCTTCAGGACCAACAGTATAAGTTGGGTCAATCATTTGCGCTGCAGTTTCAGTAATACCTGAAAGCAGTGGATCAACCGTACCAATAAGAAGGTTTGCAGAATAACCACCTGATACACCCGCAAACGCAGCAGCAAGACCGGCTAATGGGTGACGACCCAATGAGTGGAAAAGCATAGCAGCAAGGGGAATAAGTACAACATAACCAAGCTCTGATGCTGTATTTGAAATAATACCAGCAAAAACAACGGTTACAGTAACCATACGCTTAGACGCACCCATTACCATACCACGCATTGCCGCTGATAATAGACCTGAATGTTCTGCAATAGCAACACCAAGCATCGCTACAAGTACGGTACCTAATGGAGCAAAACCAACAAAGTTTTTCACTAAGTTAGTTACGATTAATTGTAAGCCTTCTGCATTAAACAGGCTTACTACGTGGATCATCCCATCAGCGGCACGTCCTTTCGCTCCTTCTGGGCGAGGATCCATAACTGATAGCTCAAAATAACCTGCGATACCGGATAAAACGAGAATGGCCACACAAAAGATTGCGAAAAGAGTAATTGGGTGTGGTAGTAAGTTTCCTAGGTATTCAACAGAATCAAGAAAGCGAGTAAATAAAGGCCTTTTAGGCTGTTGTTGTGATGCAGACGAACTCATCTGTAACTCCTTGTTTTTGACCTACCTTAAACAAATCATATTAAACGTTAGAAACAATGAACAATATTGTGTGATTTAGTTAAAAGTAAGTACATCCAAAATTCACAGAAAGGTTACTTGATTGTTACAATCATTAAAAGAGCAAAATGTCACAAAGTATTTCAAATGTAGTTAATTTAACCAGTTTAACATCACAAAACAAAACTTTTAATTAACAATCAATCAGTTTATTTCACATAAAAGTCGAGATGAAAAATGAGAAAGTACTATAATTAGCTTTCAATATTCTCTATTTTGATGTTAATTCCCGTGAAATTCATTCAAAATAGTTATCTGCATTTTTTATATAGGCTTGTTATGTTTCGTCACCTTTTCGCTATATTTACTGTTGTTGGCTTATTGGGGTGCTCCTCAACTCCTCCAGTGGCAGAGTTATCAAAACAAGAGATCACCACTCAACATCCACAGCTCTCATCATCAGATGCTTATCAAGATTATTTTTATCAATGGCAAGGAGTTCCGTATAAATACGGGGGTACTTCTAAGAATGGCGTTGATTGTTCTGCATTTACTCAAAACGCATTTGATGTTTTACATCGTTTATCGCTGCCAAGAACTACAGAGTATCAAGCAACTTCTGGCACTCAAATCGCATTAGCTAATGCTAAAAAAGGCGATTTAATCTTTTTCAAAACCAGTGTAAAAGTAAGGCATGTTGGTGTTTATATTGGAAATAGAGAATTTATGCATGCATCTACATCCAAAGGCGTGATTATCTCTAGCTTAGATAATCCTTATTGGAAAAAAGCATTCTGGCAAGTTCGAAGAGTGTTATAAACAAAAAAGCTAAGTGAAATACCCCTACTTCACTTAGCTTCACGATCTTTCGTTCTTTATGATATGAATTACTTAAATGCGCTATCAAATAAGTTTTTAATTAGACCAATATAATCATCTAAAAACATTACTTGTTCATTTGTCGCTTTTTGAACCCATGCTCCAGCTAACACTTCCCCTAAGTCATCAACAACAGCATCAGCTTCTCTTAGCAGTGTAAATCTAACATCAGGATCCAATTCAGGATTTTGCTGAAAAACGACCATCAAATTTGAAGCAACAAGATCATTAACGATATCTTCAACCGTCTCTTCTCCTGTATCACCTTGTTGGTTTGCAAAAATTGAAAGGTGTTCAGTCAAATATTCAATTAATGCGTGGTATCCATCAGTGTTGACAATCATATTCTGTCCATTTAGTTGTAATTTATTATTAACTAACCAGTAATTTATCAAAATTGAGATCGACACTCAAACGCTTTCCATTAAGCTTGACAGATAGATCAACTCTTTAATTGATTTTCTTCACGCTTATTACTTCCTTTTTACGAATTGCTTATAAGCTTTTCACATTGAGGTGTTTTTTAGTCTTACCTCACAGATATTTATCTCAAATATACTATGCTTAGTGTCTGTTTATCAGATATTGTGAGGTAATATTATGTGGCAAGCTATTGCAAAACAAATCTCTGAAGTAACTCAACAACCTTTCAGTATCTCAGAACGTGAGAGTGTGAATGGTGGCGAAATAAATGACTGCTACATGATAAGTAATGGAAGTCAGCGTTATTTTGTCAAAATTAATGAAAAAGCAGAACTTCCTATATTTGAAACTGAAATAGAAAGCCTCACTCAACTTGATAAATCAGATCATATCTTTGTCCCCTCCCCAATCCATATAGGAACAACCAAAGAACATTCATTTTTAGTTCTTAATTACCTCCCAACCAAAAGTATGGATAAAGACGCTTTTTATGAATTAGGTGTCAGTCTTGCGAATCACCATCTATGGGGTGACCAACTCGAATACGGTTTTGACTGTGATAATTATCTTGGAAATGTATTACAAGTAAATACTTGGCACCGTCGTTGGGATTGTTTTTTTGCAGAGCAGCGCATTGGCTGGCAACTTCAACTACTCAAAGAAAAAGGGATGGTCCTTGGGGATATCGATACCCTAGTTAAAAATAGTAAATTAATTCTTCATAACCACCAACCCAAACCGGCATTACTGCATGGTGATTTATGGCATGGCAATATTGCTTTAAGTGTTAAGGGACCAATAAGTTACGATCCCGCATCTTATTGGGGAGATGCTGAATGTGATTTAGCAATGGTTGAACTGTTTGGAGGGATTCAAGACAGTTTCTTTGAAGGTTATGAATCCATATCCCCTATTTCTGAAGGCTTTGAGACTCGTCAGCACTTATATAGCCTTTATCATGTATTAAATCATTGCAATATGTTTGGTGGTGAATACATGTTCCATGCACAACAACTGATCGATAAGCTAAATTTAAATGAATGACAATAGGTATTCACCTAGCAAATACAATGAGATGGTACTTGCCATCTCATTTTTTGTTTAATGTTAAACTCTTTGGCTTAAAACATCGCATCAATCAACTTTTTTACTTAATTCACTGCAGAAACAAACTCTTTTTTCTACTATTAAATGGATATTCATTAATGCGTTATGCCAATTCTATAAAAGTTAATTAAAACTGGCATTTACGATTACAGGACAGTAAAAGGAGTTTGTTGTGAATAATTACATTAATAAAAATATCCAGTGCCCTAACTGCCATCACTCAATTGATATGGTTATCGACCAATCTCAATCAAATAAAAAAGTATACGATGACTGTCCATCTTGTCATCGTGCCATTGAATTTAACATGGAGATTAACCCATATACTCAATCGGTAAGTCTTTCTATCAATAATGATGAAGATGGATTGTTTTAGCTGATCTTATTGTTGGTTCGCTAACACTCGCTCAACAGTATCTACAATCGCTTGTGTTTGCGGATCAATCTCTAGATTAATTTTATCGCCAATTATTCTAGTACTTAAATTGGTACGCTCTAGAGTTTCAGGGATTAAATTTACATTAAATCCTTTTTCATCGACATCACCAATCGTCAAACTGATCCCATCAACCCCAATATAGCCTTTATGTAAAATGTATTTTGTCCATTGTGCAGGAACATCAAACCATATTTGGCAATTCTCACTGGTTTTATTAATTTCACGTACAACCATTACATCAACGATATGGCCAGACATTGAGTGCCCACCAATCTCATCTCCAAAGCGAGCTGCACGTTCAATATTAACCTCTTGCCCTACTTCTAATAAACCAAGATTCGTTAAACGTAACGTTTCCTCGATAAGGTCAAAGTGCGCTTGTTGGCCTTCAATCTTAGTTACGGTCAAACAACAACCATTATGAGCAACTGAAGCACCAATTTCTAAACCTTGATGGTACGGAGTAGGAATTTCAATAATATGAGTTTGAAACTTGTCTTTTTTTACAATATTAACGACTTTTGCAGTGGTCGCGACAATACCTGTAAACATTTGCTTCTCCAATAATCTTTTATCAAGCATTTGAACTATAAATAATTAACTCAACTTTATTACAATAATCTACAATACTTGGAATATTTCATTTTGTGAAGCTCACTGTTTTCTATATAATGACGCCTTTCTGCTTACCTTTAACAGTTCCTCTGTTCAAAGCACTCAATCAGACCTTTTTTCTTCATTACATCCTTATGTGATGATGAATCGATAAATTAAACTCCTTATTTACAAATATATTGATACGGTGACGCAGTGCACAGATACCAAAAAGAAATCGTTCGTTTAATTAAACTCTCTACACCTGTATTAATTGCAAGTGTGGCACAAACAGGCATGGGCTTTGTTGATACAGTAATGGCTGGTGGCGTAAGCGCAACTGACATGGCTGCTGTAGCCATTGCTGCAAGTGTGTGGCTACCTTCTGTATTGTTTGGTGTTGGTCTACTTATGGCCCTTGTGCCTGTTGTAGCTCAACTAAACGGTTCAGGAAAATCAAAAAAAGTACCATTTGAGATCCACCAAGGTGTTTACCTTGCTTTATTAACCTCAATTCCAATTATGCTGGTGTTATATAATGCTGGCTTTATTATTGCCGCAATGGATGTAGAACCTGAGCTATACGAAAAAACTCAAGGCTATTTACATGCTGTATTGTGGGCTGCGCCAGCATTTTTATTATTCCAAACTCTGCGTAGTTTTTGTGAAGGTTTATCTCTAACCACTCCAGCAATGATTATCGGCTTCATTGGTCTTGCTGCTAACGTTCCATTAAACTGGATGTTTGTTTACGGTGAGCTTGGCGCTCCTGCTCTTGGCGGTGTTGGTTGTGGTGTTGCTACTGCTATCGTTTATTGGTTGATGTTCTTAACCATGACTTTGTATACGTTTATCGCTCCGAAACTGCGTCGCGTAAACCTATATGAAAACTGGAATAAACCACAAAGAAAAGAGATCTATCGCCTTTTCAAACTGGGCCTTCCTGTTGCTTTGTCTATTTTCTTTGAGGTGACCCTATTTGCAGCTGTTGCATTACTGGTTTCTCCGTTAGGCTCTACGGTAGTTGCCGCTCACCAAGTTGCGATTAACTTTTCATCATTAATTTTTATGATCCCGATGAGTATCGCTGTTGCGGTAAGTATTCGAGTTGGTCATAAATTAGGTGAGAAAGATCTCGATGGAGCAAAAGTAGCAAGTTATTGCGGTCTAGCTTTTGGTTTGTTGATGGCATGTTGTACAGCTATTCTAACTCTTATTTTCAGAGAACAAATTGCTTATTTGTATTCAGATAACCAAGAAGTAATTACCTTAGCGGTAAGTTTAATGCTATTAGCTGCTATTTATCAATGTACTGATGCCGTGCAAGTTGTTGCAGCTGGTGCCCTACGTGGTTATAAAGACATGAATGCCATCTTTAAGTGTACTTTTGTCTCTTACTGGATAGTTGGTCTGCCTTCAGGTTATGTTCTTGGCATGACAGATTGGATTAGAGAACCAATGGGCGTTTATGGTTTTTGGTTTGGCTTTATTGGTGGCTTAACGACATCTGCAATCCTACTAACTTGTCGCCTACTGTGGCTTCAACGTAATCCTACTCGTATCGATATGGAAGTAGATGAACTGCAAATCATGCACTAACTTTCCATTCTAAAATAATAAAAAAGCCGAACATATTAGATATGTTCGACTTTTTTATTTTTAATCAAATACTTATATTAATTGTTATTACTTACGTTTCTCTTTAATTGTTCAATTACATATTCAGGCGCTACCTTTGCTAGCTCTTCTAAACAAGCATCTGTTTTTTCATTTCCATAGCGTACATAAATATCACATACTGCATATAACTGCTCTGGCGAACCAGAAATTAAATACGCCTTTTCAAACGATTCAGTCGCTAATTTCACATCAATACTTTCTTGTAGAACACCATTCAAATACCAATAATAACTATTATTATCCGCTAATGTTGCTGCTGTCTGAATCGATTTAGCGGCGTCTTCTTTTTGATTTAAACGCACTTGAGTTAATGCTTTTGAATAAAATAAGCTCGGTTCTTTAGGTAATTGCTTTATACCTTGATTTAGCGTAACTAGCGCTTGTTCATCTT encodes:
- a CDS encoding PBPRA1643 family SWIM/SEC-C metal-binding motif protein, with amino-acid sequence MSKMFFKGRIETRQNHVLSGYNTKRDVKLGTEEAPLTLVVQTEERKIEVEAQVAEHKLFANIEVNAEKEENILELEGVLNKPKTTRFEKTPNRNDPCSCGSGKKYKKCCA
- the nagK gene encoding N-acetylglucosamine kinase is translated as MYYGFDVGGTKIEFGAFNEKLERVATERIPTQTENYSLLVDDIASLIAKYDAEFGVEGKVGLGIPGMEDAETGALLTSNVPAAKGQFLRKDLEAKIGRSVKIDNDANCFALSEAWDEELKDSPSVMGLILGTGFGGGLIFDGKAFSGYSHVAGELGHSRLPIDAWFHLGENAPLLECGCGNKGCIDNYLSGRGFELLYAHYYGEQKKAIDIIKAHAEGDANAVEHVDRFMELLAICFANLFTCFDPHVVALGGGLSNFELIYEELPKRLPKHLLSVGRVPRIIKAKHGDSGGVRGAAFLNIKD
- a CDS encoding tRNA-uridine aminocarboxypropyltransferase — encoded protein: MRIHKVHQLHKERLARSSKPFNARGANVNRCEFCQVHKDHCICEYQPETTSDAAFLLIMFDTEVLKPSNTGKLIADVIPETHAYLWSRTEPSEEMLALLNNEAYQPFVVFPEEQIEDKSLVRNEVIMEEGKTPLFILLDGSWREAGRMYRKSPYLHQLPVLSFKSEQLSNYIMRKASKDHQLATAEVASLVLDLFGEQQNARHLEHWFELFREHYLYSKRPVKGAERGMGLKRLIEFRTNLKVNNEI
- a CDS encoding sterol desaturase family protein — encoded protein: MENNWIEYSDTLRFGFFVTAFIIFALAEYKWPRKALTQNKQFRWLNNIGLIFFNSIVLRLTLPLLAVDAALIANQEQFGLFNYLNTPTFLTILLSILLLDWLIYWQHRAFHRIPLLWRLHRMHHSDQDIDVTTGTRFHPIEIILSMLIKIAAIGLLGIPVEAVIIFEIVLNVSAMFNHSNLFIPRTLDRYIRGLFVTPDFHRVHHSVHISEMHNNYGFFLSIWDRIGNTYLVKPIDGHQDMKIGLGFFRKEREQRLDKMLTQPFRKK
- a CDS encoding AbgT family transporter, encoding MSSSASQQQPKRPLFTRFLDSVEYLGNLLPHPITLFAIFCVAILVLSGIAGYFELSVMDPRPEGAKGRAADGMIHVVSLFNAEGLQLIVTNLVKNFVGFAPLGTVLVAMLGVAIAEHSGLLSAAMRGMVMGASKRMVTVTVVFAGIISNTASELGYVVLIPLAAMLFHSLGRHPLAGLAAAFAGVSGGYSANLLIGTVDPLLSGITETAAQMIDPTYTVGPEANWYFMFVSTFFIAITGAFVTEKIVEPKLGKYNDEEASEDLSNDSMGKLTDVEKKGLKLAGIAVLVVSALLAWTIVPEDGVLRSATGTVAGSPFLKSIVAFIFVFFAIPGFVYGKVTGSMKNDRDVINAMATSMSSMGMYIVLVFFAAQFVAFFKWTNFGQVIAVGGASFLQDVGLTGPMLFFAFILMCGFINLMIGSASAQWAVTAPIFVPMLMLVGYAPETIQAAYRIGDSTTNIITPMMSYFGLILAVATRYMKNLGIGTLIATMLPYSICFMFGWSVLFYVWVFVFGLPVGPGAATFYTP
- a CDS encoding NlpC/P60 family protein, whose protein sequence is MFRHLFAIFTVVGLLGCSSTPPVAELSKQEITTQHPQLSSSDAYQDYFYQWQGVPYKYGGTSKNGVDCSAFTQNAFDVLHRLSLPRTTEYQATSGTQIALANAKKGDLIFFKTSVKVRHVGVYIGNREFMHASTSKGVIISSLDNPYWKKAFWQVRRVL
- a CDS encoding DUF3802 family protein — its product is MIVNTDGYHALIEYLTEHLSIFANQQGDTGEETVEDIVNDLVASNLMVVFQQNPELDPDVRFTLLREADAVVDDLGEVLAGAWVQKATNEQVMFLDDYIGLIKNLFDSAFK
- a CDS encoding fructosamine kinase family protein; protein product: MWQAIAKQISEVTQQPFSISERESVNGGEINDCYMISNGSQRYFVKINEKAELPIFETEIESLTQLDKSDHIFVPSPIHIGTTKEHSFLVLNYLPTKSMDKDAFYELGVSLANHHLWGDQLEYGFDCDNYLGNVLQVNTWHRRWDCFFAEQRIGWQLQLLKEKGMVLGDIDTLVKNSKLILHNHQPKPALLHGDLWHGNIALSVKGPISYDPASYWGDAECDLAMVELFGGIQDSFFEGYESISPISEGFETRQHLYSLYHVLNHCNMFGGEYMFHAQQLIDKLNLNE
- a CDS encoding CPXCG motif-containing cysteine-rich protein, with translation MNNYINKNIQCPNCHHSIDMVIDQSQSNKKVYDDCPSCHRAIEFNMEINPYTQSVSLSINNDEDGLF
- a CDS encoding riboflavin synthase, whose translation is MFTGIVATTAKVVNIVKKDKFQTHIIEIPTPYHQGLEIGASVAHNGCCLTVTKIEGQQAHFDLIEETLRLTNLGLLEVGQEVNIERAARFGDEIGGHSMSGHIVDVMVVREINKTSENCQIWFDVPAQWTKYILHKGYIGVDGISLTIGDVDEKGFNVNLIPETLERTNLSTRIIGDKINLEIDPQTQAIVDTVERVLANQQ
- a CDS encoding MATE family efflux transporter; this encodes MHRYQKEIVRLIKLSTPVLIASVAQTGMGFVDTVMAGGVSATDMAAVAIAASVWLPSVLFGVGLLMALVPVVAQLNGSGKSKKVPFEIHQGVYLALLTSIPIMLVLYNAGFIIAAMDVEPELYEKTQGYLHAVLWAAPAFLLFQTLRSFCEGLSLTTPAMIIGFIGLAANVPLNWMFVYGELGAPALGGVGCGVATAIVYWLMFLTMTLYTFIAPKLRRVNLYENWNKPQRKEIYRLFKLGLPVALSIFFEVTLFAAVALLVSPLGSTVVAAHQVAINFSSLIFMIPMSIAVAVSIRVGHKLGEKDLDGAKVASYCGLAFGLLMACCTAILTLIFREQIAYLYSDNQEVITLAVSLMLLAAIYQCTDAVQVVAAGALRGYKDMNAIFKCTFVSYWIVGLPSGYVLGMTDWIREPMGVYGFWFGFIGGLTTSAILLTCRLLWLQRNPTRIDMEVDELQIMH